From a region of the Deinococcus metallilatus genome:
- the hpaD gene encoding 3,4-dihydroxyphenylacetate 2,3-dioxygenase codes for MTAPARPDIIRIAHAVFTVADLEASRDFYVNLLGLNVLHETPGALYLRGVEDREWTLKLEQAPEAGVRHIAYRVRTDACLEGLVALAEREGLPYRWEEELDRPRMLRMQDPFGVPVAFFRESKTYPWLLQDYHLHRGPGLQRVDHVNVMTPDVSGMMDWYGRELGFRTSEFTEDEAGRIWAAWVQRRGGVHDLAMTNGAGPRLHHWAYWMPDAMSIIRTCDILAGARQPERIERGPGRHGISNAFFLYIRDPDGHRIELYTSDYITVDPDFQPIRWALNDPRRQTLWGAKTPRSWFEEGSLMEAFGGGWVKPVEGELKGIPAHVI; via the coding sequence GTGACCGCGCCTGCCAGACCCGACATCATCCGCATCGCCCACGCGGTCTTCACCGTGGCCGATCTGGAGGCCTCGCGCGACTTCTACGTGAATCTGCTGGGCCTGAACGTGCTGCACGAGACGCCCGGCGCACTCTACCTGCGCGGCGTGGAAGACCGCGAGTGGACGCTGAAGCTGGAGCAGGCACCTGAAGCGGGCGTGCGGCATATCGCCTACCGGGTGCGGACGGATGCCTGCCTGGAAGGCCTGGTGGCCCTGGCCGAGCGCGAGGGCCTCCCCTACCGCTGGGAGGAGGAACTGGACCGGCCCAGAATGCTGCGGATGCAGGACCCCTTCGGCGTACCGGTCGCCTTTTTCCGAGAGAGCAAGACGTACCCCTGGCTGCTCCAGGACTACCACCTGCACCGGGGACCGGGCCTGCAACGGGTGGACCACGTGAATGTGATGACGCCGGACGTGAGCGGCATGATGGACTGGTACGGGCGCGAGCTGGGCTTCCGCACCTCCGAATTCACCGAGGACGAGGCGGGGCGCATCTGGGCCGCGTGGGTGCAGCGCCGGGGCGGCGTCCACGACCTCGCCATGACGAACGGCGCCGGGCCGAGGCTGCACCACTGGGCCTACTGGATGCCCGACGCCATGAGCATCATCCGCACCTGCGACATTCTGGCGGGTGCGCGGCAGCCCGAGCGCATCGAGCGGGGGCCGGGGCGGCACGGCATCTCCAACGCCTTTTTCCTGTATATCCGCGACCCGGACGGCCACCGCATCGAGCTGTACACCAGCGACTACATCACTGTGGACCCCGACTTCCAGCCGATCCGCTGGGCGCTCAACGACCCCCGGCGGCAGACGCTGTGGGGAGCCAAGACGCCCCGGAGCTGGTTCGAGGAAGGTTCGTTGATGGAAGCGTTCGGCGGCGGCTGGGTCAAGCCGGTCGAGGGCGAGTTGAAGGGGATTCCGGCCCATGTCATCTGA
- the hpaH gene encoding 2-oxo-hept-4-ene-1,7-dioate hydratase, protein MSSEPSAVGGQPSGRRVIPEDALSGLAAELDGAEASGAQLLPFSERFPGMTIADAYAVQRAWVARKTGAGRRVLGHKIGLTSRAMQMASQIDEPDYGALLDDMFFEPNGDIPLSRFVAPKVEVELAFVLRSDLRGPSVTIFDVLRATEYVTPAAEIIDARIQRVSQETGQPRRVTDTISDNAANAGVILGGQAVHPDEVDLRWAAALCVRNGVIEETGVAAGVLGNPATGIAWLANRLAPHGEGLKAGEIVLAGSFTRPVDIASGDVFTFDYGPLGTFSCRFAGVARGR, encoded by the coding sequence ATGTCATCTGAGCCGTCAGCGGTGGGCGGTCAGCCGTCAGGGAGGCGGGTCATCCCCGAGGACGCCCTCTCCGGCCTGGCGGCCGAGCTGGACGGGGCGGAGGCGAGCGGGGCGCAGCTTCTCCCCTTCTCCGAGCGGTTCCCGGGAATGACCATCGCGGACGCCTACGCGGTACAGCGGGCCTGGGTCGCCCGCAAGACGGGCGCGGGGCGGCGCGTCCTGGGGCACAAGATCGGCCTGACCTCGCGGGCGATGCAGATGGCCTCGCAGATCGACGAGCCGGACTACGGGGCGCTGCTGGACGACATGTTCTTCGAGCCGAACGGGGATATTCCGCTCTCGCGCTTCGTGGCGCCGAAGGTGGAGGTCGAACTGGCCTTTGTCCTGAGGTCGGACCTACGTGGTCCCAGTGTCACCATCTTCGACGTGCTGCGCGCCACCGAGTACGTGACGCCCGCCGCCGAGATCATCGACGCGCGGATTCAGCGGGTGAGCCAGGAAACCGGCCAGCCCCGCCGCGTGACCGACACCATCAGCGACAACGCCGCGAATGCCGGGGTGATCCTGGGCGGGCAGGCGGTGCACCCGGACGAGGTGGATCTGCGCTGGGCGGCGGCCCTCTGCGTCCGCAACGGCGTGATTGAGGAAACCGGCGTGGCGGCGGGCGTGCTGGGGAACCCGGCGACCGGCATCGCCTGGCTCGCCAACCGTCTCGCCCCGCACGGCGAGGGGCTCAAAGCGGGCGAGATCGTGCTGGCGGGGTCGTTTACCCGTCCGGTGGACATCGCTTCGGGTGATGTGTTCACCTTCGATTACGGCCCGCTGGGCACGTTCTCCTGCCGGTTCGCGGGGGTCGCGCGTGGCCGCTGA
- the hpaI gene encoding 4-hydroxy-2-oxoheptanedioate aldolase — translation MPPENGFKTALTQGDTLYGFWLALADAYSAEVCAGAGFDWLLIDGEHAPNDVRSTLSQLQAVAPYPSAPVVRPPVGDPVLIKQLLDIGARNLLVPMVETAAQARELVAATRYPPRGIRGVGSALARASGFSRDAEYLKHADEDVCLLLQVESASALAALDDISGVEGVDGVFIGPADLAASFGHLGNPGHPDVQAAIQQAAARIRAAGKAAGILATDEAVARTYLEWGYTFVAVGVDVTLLARVTTQLAARFRE, via the coding sequence GTGCCTCCTGAGAATGGCTTCAAGACAGCCCTCACGCAAGGGGACACCCTCTACGGCTTCTGGCTGGCCCTGGCCGACGCCTACAGCGCGGAGGTCTGCGCTGGAGCAGGCTTCGACTGGCTGCTGATCGATGGCGAACACGCTCCCAATGACGTGCGCTCCACTTTGAGCCAGCTTCAGGCCGTCGCGCCGTACCCCTCGGCCCCGGTGGTCCGACCGCCCGTCGGTGACCCGGTCCTGATCAAGCAGCTCCTCGACATCGGCGCGCGCAACCTGCTGGTTCCGATGGTGGAGACGGCGGCGCAGGCGCGCGAGCTGGTCGCCGCCACCCGCTACCCGCCGCGCGGCATCCGGGGTGTCGGGAGTGCGCTGGCCCGCGCGAGCGGCTTCTCACGGGATGCCGAGTATCTGAAGCACGCGGACGAGGACGTCTGCCTGCTCCTTCAGGTCGAGTCGGCCTCGGCCCTTGCCGCGTTGGACGATATCTCCGGGGTGGAGGGTGTGGACGGCGTGTTCATCGGACCGGCCGACCTCGCCGCCTCCTTCGGGCATCTGGGAAACCCGGGGCACCCGGACGTGCAGGCCGCGATCCAGCAGGCCGCCGCCAGGATTCGTGCGGCGGGCAAGGCGGCGGGCATCCTGGCGACGGACGAGGCGGTGGCGCGGACCTATCTGGAGTGGGGTTATACCTTCGTGGCGGTGGGGGTGGACGTGACGCTGCTGGCCCGTGTGACCACCCAACTCGCCGCGCGGTTCAGGGAGTAA
- a CDS encoding IclR family transcriptional regulator, whose amino-acid sequence MPRTLATVDSAVRVLEAFDADHTEWTLSALAAHLDQPTSTLHEQLSTLTASGLLMRAGRGRYRLGWRLLKLSSALYGSVPWYAPAHDAMNALARGTHLLAFLCVLQGSQVLCIARSVQGRDGPPVAGETQFVLPPHASASGKLLYALHGLDLPGDAPRYTPSTLRTPWKVEGAAIRAARLALTRDEWAIGTSGLAVPLIGAEGEVLGALGLSLPTPRLREQEQLTRRLRDAADQVAWALGYRPA is encoded by the coding sequence ATGCCCCGGACCCTGGCGACGGTCGACAGCGCGGTGCGTGTGCTGGAAGCCTTCGATGCCGACCACACCGAATGGACCCTCTCCGCTCTGGCCGCCCACCTGGACCAGCCGACCTCCACGTTGCACGAGCAACTCTCCACGCTCACCGCGAGCGGATTGCTGATGCGGGCCGGGCGGGGGCGCTACCGCCTGGGGTGGCGGTTGCTGAAGCTCTCCAGTGCCCTCTACGGCAGCGTGCCCTGGTATGCGCCCGCCCACGACGCGATGAACGCCCTGGCACGTGGCACACACCTGCTGGCCTTCCTGTGCGTGCTGCAAGGAAGTCAGGTCCTGTGTATCGCCCGCTCGGTGCAGGGCCGGGACGGTCCCCCAGTGGCCGGGGAGACGCAGTTCGTCCTGCCACCCCATGCCAGCGCCAGCGGCAAGCTGCTGTACGCCCTGCACGGCCTCGACCTGCCGGGGGATGCGCCCCGCTACACGCCCTCCACCCTCCGGACGCCCTGGAAGGTGGAGGGCGCCGCCATTCGCGCGGCGCGGCTGGCCCTCACCCGCGACGAGTGGGCCATAGGCACCAGTGGTCTGGCCGTGCCGCTGATCGGGGCCGAAGGGGAGGTGCTGGGGGCGCTGGGCCTCAGCCTGCCGACCCCCCGCCTGCGCGAACAGGAACAGCTCACCCGCCGCCTGCGCGACGCCGCCGATCAGGTCGCCTGGGCGCTGGGCTACCGTCCGGCGTGA
- the hutU gene encoding urocanate hydratase yields MTQSLTPETAPVIRAPRGPQRTAKGWIQEAAKRMLMNNLDPEVAEHPETLVVYGGRGKAARNWDAFHKIVETLDRLENDETLLIQSGKPVAVLKTNEWAPRVLLANSNLVPHWANWETFDKLDQAGLMMYGQMTAGSWIYIGSQGIVQGTYETFASAGKKHFGGSLKGTITVTAGLGGMGGAQPLAVKLAGGVSINIEVDPTRIQKRLDTRYLDEVADNLQDAIQRAEKYKAEGVARSIGVLGNAAELVPQLVEMNWTPDLVTDQTSAHDPMWGYIPPLAPDEDADKLRAEQPEVYRERAYAAMAQHVRAILELQKRGAIAFDYGNNLRQRAFEAGVENAFDYPGFVPAFIRDSFCEGRGPFRWVALSGDPEDIRATDQALLDLFPDDERLQSWLTYAAEQIAFQGLPARICWLGYKERDKAALLFNEMVADGRLKAPIVIGRDHLDAGSVASPYRETEAMKDGSDAVSDWALLNFGVGIASGAAWMSFHHGGGVGLGFSQHAGLVAVADGTPEAAQRLGRCLTNDPGMGVIRHADAGYEHALDTARERGINLPSLGIRDHQ; encoded by the coding sequence ATGACCCAGTCCCTCACCCCCGAGACGGCCCCCGTGATTCGCGCCCCGCGCGGCCCCCAGCGCACCGCCAAAGGCTGGATTCAGGAAGCCGCCAAGCGCATGTTGATGAACAACCTCGACCCCGAGGTGGCCGAGCACCCTGAAACCCTCGTCGTGTACGGCGGGCGTGGGAAGGCCGCCCGGAACTGGGACGCCTTCCACAAGATCGTGGAGACGCTCGACCGCCTGGAGAACGACGAGACGCTGCTGATCCAGTCGGGCAAACCGGTCGCCGTGCTGAAGACGAACGAGTGGGCGCCGCGCGTCCTGCTCGCCAATTCCAATCTCGTGCCGCACTGGGCGAACTGGGAAACCTTCGACAAGCTGGACCAGGCGGGCCTGATGATGTACGGGCAGATGACCGCCGGGAGCTGGATCTACATCGGCTCGCAGGGCATCGTGCAGGGCACCTACGAAACCTTCGCCAGCGCCGGGAAGAAGCACTTCGGCGGCAGCCTGAAGGGAACGATCACCGTCACGGCGGGCCTGGGCGGCATGGGGGGCGCGCAGCCCCTCGCGGTCAAGCTGGCGGGCGGCGTGAGCATCAACATCGAAGTGGACCCCACCCGCATTCAGAAGCGGCTGGACACCCGTTACCTCGATGAAGTGGCGGACAACCTTCAAGACGCCATTCAGCGGGCCGAGAAGTACAAGGCGGAGGGTGTCGCCCGCTCCATCGGCGTGCTGGGGAACGCCGCCGAACTCGTCCCGCAACTGGTCGAGATGAACTGGACGCCCGACCTCGTCACCGACCAGACCAGCGCGCACGATCCGATGTGGGGCTATATCCCGCCCCTGGCCCCCGACGAGGACGCCGACAAGCTGCGGGCCGAGCAGCCGGAGGTGTACCGCGAGCGGGCCTACGCGGCGATGGCGCAGCACGTCCGGGCCATCCTCGAACTCCAGAAGCGCGGCGCCATCGCCTTCGACTACGGCAACAACCTGCGGCAGCGGGCCTTCGAGGCGGGCGTGGAGAACGCCTTCGACTATCCCGGTTTCGTGCCCGCCTTTATCCGCGACTCCTTCTGCGAGGGCCGGGGGCCGTTCCGCTGGGTGGCGCTCAGCGGCGACCCGGAGGACATCCGCGCGACCGACCAGGCCCTCCTCGACCTCTTCCCCGACGACGAACGCCTGCAATCCTGGCTGACCTACGCCGCCGAGCAGATCGCCTTCCAGGGCCTCCCCGCGCGCATCTGCTGGCTGGGCTACAAGGAACGCGACAAAGCCGCCCTGCTGTTCAACGAGATGGTCGCGGACGGCCGCCTCAAGGCCCCCATCGTGATCGGGCGCGACCACCTCGACGCGGGCAGCGTGGCCAGCCCCTACCGCGAGACGGAGGCGATGAAGGACGGCAGCGACGCTGTGAGCGACTGGGCGCTGCTGAACTTCGGCGTGGGCATCGCCAGCGGCGCGGCCTGGATGAGCTTCCACCACGGCGGCGGCGTGGGCCTGGGCTTCAGCCAGCACGCGGGGCTGGTGGCAGTGGCCGACGGCACCCCGGAAGCGGCCCAGCGCCTCGGCCGTTGCCTGACGAACGACCCGGGGATGGGCGTGATCCGCCACGCGGACGCCGGGTACGAACACGCGCTGGACACGGCCCGTGAACGCGGCATCAACCTGCCCAGCCTGGGCATCCGGGACCACCAGTGA
- a CDS encoding arginase family protein yields the protein MSQPAHLPYSGIATFARAPIAPPEGDWRADVGVLGIPFDIALGFRPGARYAPRALREASLRYVPPFTDLSGRTRLEGVTFADAGDVVLPSLEPELARERMTAAARHLRERCRVPVFLGGDHSVSFPLLRAFADVPDLHVVQLDAHLDFTDERNGTRFSNSSPFRRAVEALPNLVHITTVGLRGLRFDPEAVRAARERGHTLIPMPEVTADLAGVLEALPSGKNVYLSVDADAFDPAVLPGTSSPEPDGLTYAQAMALIRAAARRNTVVGLDLVELAPNLDPSGRSALIGARLVMETLCEVFHA from the coding sequence GTGAGCCAGCCTGCACATCTCCCCTACTCCGGCATCGCCACCTTCGCCCGCGCGCCCATCGCGCCGCCGGAAGGGGACTGGCGGGCGGACGTGGGGGTGCTGGGGATTCCCTTCGACATCGCCCTGGGCTTCCGGCCCGGTGCCCGGTATGCGCCCCGCGCGCTGCGGGAAGCCAGCCTGCGCTACGTTCCCCCCTTCACCGACCTGTCGGGGCGGACGCGGCTGGAGGGCGTGACCTTCGCGGACGCCGGGGACGTGGTGCTGCCCAGCCTGGAACCCGAACTGGCCCGCGAACGCATGACCGCCGCCGCCCGGCATCTGCGCGAACGCTGCCGCGTGCCGGTGTTCCTGGGCGGCGACCACAGCGTGAGTTTCCCGCTGCTGCGCGCCTTTGCGGACGTGCCCGACCTGCATGTGGTGCAACTGGACGCGCACCTGGACTTCACCGACGAGCGGAACGGCACGCGCTTCAGCAACTCCAGCCCTTTCCGGCGGGCGGTGGAGGCGTTGCCCAACCTCGTCCACATCACCACGGTCGGCTTGCGCGGCCTGCGCTTCGACCCGGAGGCGGTGCGGGCGGCCCGGGAGCGCGGTCATACCCTGATCCCCATGCCGGAGGTGACCGCAGACCTGGCTGGCGTTCTGGAAGCACTGCCCAGCGGGAAGAACGTGTACCTCAGCGTGGACGCGGACGCCTTCGACCCGGCCGTGCTGCCCGGGACCAGCAGCCCCGAACCGGACGGGCTGACGTACGCCCAGGCGATGGCCTTGATCCGCGCAGCGGCGCGGCGCAATACGGTCGTCGGCCTCGACCTCGTGGAACTCGCGCCGAACCTCGACCCGAGCGGCCGCAGCGCCTTGATCGGCGCGCGACTGGTCATGGAGACACTGTGCGAGGTCTTCCATGCCTGA
- the hutI gene encoding imidazolonepropionase, translated as MPETLFTGIAQLMTPAPGPQRGAAMRELTLLKDAALLVRDGVIAWVGPGQDAPQTPRTQDLGGVAVVPGLIDPHTHAVWAGDRLADFEARVEGVPYEEMLARGGGIRSTMRATAAASVEELVNLARPRLEALLQSGATTIEVKSGYGLDFEAEVRMLRAVRELQSLLPATIRPTLLIHVPPTTGRAEYVQAVCTDLIPRAAREELAVAVDVFCEREAFSVEETRAIVAAARAHGLRVKLHADQFHALGGTELACHLEALSVDHLEASGKAQIAALAASDTVATVLPGVTLHLGLPAAPARLLVDAGACVALGTDLNPGSSPLFSAQLALALAVRLNGLTPAEALTASTVNAAAALGLRDRGALAAGQRADFLALHSPDWRDLTYTLGLNPVRDVFVGGQNLKENAP; from the coding sequence ATGCCTGAGACGCTCTTCACCGGCATCGCGCAACTCATGACGCCCGCCCCCGGCCCCCAGCGCGGCGCGGCGATGCGTGAGCTGACGCTGCTGAAGGACGCGGCGCTGCTCGTCCGTGACGGGGTGATCGCCTGGGTGGGGCCGGGTCAGGACGCGCCACAAACGCCGCGCACCCAGGACCTGGGCGGGGTGGCGGTCGTCCCCGGCCTGATCGACCCGCACACCCACGCGGTCTGGGCCGGGGACCGCCTCGCGGACTTCGAGGCGCGGGTGGAAGGCGTGCCCTACGAGGAGATGCTGGCGCGTGGGGGCGGCATCCGCTCCACCATGCGGGCCACGGCGGCCGCCTCCGTCGAGGAACTGGTGAACCTCGCCCGGCCCCGCCTGGAGGCACTCCTCCAGTCCGGCGCGACCACCATCGAGGTCAAGAGCGGGTACGGCCTGGACTTCGAGGCCGAGGTGCGGATGCTGCGGGCCGTGCGTGAGTTGCAGTCTCTCCTGCCCGCGACGATACGCCCGACCCTGCTGATCCACGTCCCGCCCACCACCGGGCGTGCGGAGTACGTCCAGGCCGTCTGCACCGACCTCATTCCCCGGGCGGCCCGCGAGGAGTTGGCGGTCGCGGTGGACGTGTTCTGCGAGCGCGAGGCCTTCAGCGTGGAGGAAACCCGGGCCATCGTCGCCGCGGCCCGGGCACACGGCCTGCGCGTGAAGCTGCACGCCGACCAGTTCCACGCCCTGGGCGGCACGGAACTGGCCTGCCATCTGGAGGCGCTCAGCGTGGACCACCTCGAAGCCAGTGGCAAGGCGCAGATCGCCGCCCTGGCCGCATCAGACACGGTGGCAACGGTGCTTCCCGGCGTGACGCTGCACCTGGGGCTCCCCGCCGCCCCCGCCCGCCTTCTGGTGGACGCGGGCGCGTGCGTAGCGCTGGGCACCGACCTGAATCCGGGAAGCTCTCCCCTGTTCAGCGCCCAACTCGCGCTGGCCCTCGCCGTGCGTCTGAACGGCCTGACGCCCGCCGAGGCGCTGACCGCCAGCACGGTCAACGCCGCCGCCGCGCTGGGCCTGCGCGACCGGGGAGCGCTCGCCGCGGGCCAGCGGGCGGACTTTCTCGCGCTGCACTCACCCGACTGGCGCGACCTCACCTATACCCTCGGCCTGAACCCCGTCCGCGACGTGTTCGTGGGCGGGCAGAACCTCAAGGAGAATGCACCGTGA
- the hutH gene encoding histidine ammonia-lyase: protein MILDRQLTLDDFIRVVRGGEPVELSEAARERILTARAVVERIVDGPEAVYGVNTGFGKFASVRIARDELARLQHNLIVSHAIGVGEPLPAEVVRGMLLLRAQSLALGHSGVRPEVVELLLALLNAGAHPVVPAQGSVGASGDLAPLAHLALALIGLGEIESGGEVRPAGEVLAELNLQPLTLEAKEGLALINGTQLMGSLLALCLHDARTLLHTANLAAAMTVEALSGSHRPFAEGVVHLRPHPGAVEVAAELRHFLRDSAIAPAHANCGKVQDAYSLRAVPQVHGATLDALMQAGRVLNVEFASVTDNPLIFPDTGEVISGGNFHGQPLALTADALKVAVAELANISERRTEQLLNPALSGLPGFLAREGGLNSGYMIAQYTAAALVSENKVLAHPASVDSIPTSANQEDHVSMGAHGARQLRQILGNAQNVLSIELMCAAQALDFQPLRAGRGVQAAYEGIRQIVPPLDRDRYYRPDLLALRGAVVSGDLLRLARDA from the coding sequence GTGATTCTGGACCGGCAACTGACGCTTGACGACTTTATTCGCGTGGTGCGCGGCGGCGAGCCGGTGGAGCTTTCGGAGGCGGCGCGGGAACGCATCCTGACCGCGCGGGCGGTCGTCGAGAGGATCGTGGACGGCCCCGAGGCGGTGTACGGCGTGAACACCGGCTTCGGCAAGTTCGCCTCCGTCCGCATCGCCCGTGACGAACTCGCGCGGCTCCAGCACAACCTGATCGTCTCGCACGCCATCGGGGTGGGCGAGCCTCTCCCGGCCGAGGTGGTGCGCGGCATGTTGCTGCTGCGCGCGCAGTCGCTGGCGCTGGGGCACTCCGGCGTGCGGCCCGAGGTGGTGGAACTGCTGCTGGCGCTGCTGAATGCCGGGGCGCATCCGGTCGTGCCCGCGCAGGGCAGCGTGGGCGCCTCGGGGGACCTCGCGCCGCTCGCCCACCTCGCGCTGGCGCTGATCGGGCTGGGTGAGATCGAGTCCGGGGGCGAGGTGCGGCCCGCCGGGGAGGTGCTGGCCGAACTGAACCTCCAGCCCCTCACCCTGGAGGCAAAGGAAGGCCTGGCGCTGATCAACGGCACGCAACTGATGGGCAGCCTGCTGGCCCTCTGCCTGCACGACGCCCGCACGCTGCTGCACACGGCGAACCTGGCCGCCGCCATGACCGTCGAGGCCCTCTCGGGCAGCCACCGGCCCTTCGCGGAGGGCGTGGTGCACCTGCGGCCCCATCCCGGGGCGGTCGAGGTGGCCGCCGAGCTGCGGCACTTCCTGCGCGACTCCGCGATTGCCCCCGCCCACGCCAACTGCGGCAAGGTGCAGGACGCCTACAGCCTGCGCGCGGTGCCGCAGGTCCACGGCGCGACGCTGGACGCGCTGATGCAGGCCGGGCGGGTGCTGAACGTCGAATTTGCCAGCGTGACCGACAACCCGCTGATCTTCCCGGACACCGGCGAGGTGATCTCCGGCGGGAACTTTCACGGGCAACCGCTGGCCCTCACGGCGGACGCGCTGAAGGTCGCCGTGGCGGAACTCGCCAATATCAGCGAGCGGCGCACCGAGCAACTGCTGAACCCGGCGCTGTCCGGCCTGCCGGGTTTCCTGGCGCGCGAGGGGGGCCTGAACAGCGGGTACATGATCGCGCAGTACACCGCCGCCGCCCTCGTCAGCGAGAACAAGGTGCTGGCCCACCCCGCCAGCGTGGATTCCATCCCCACCAGCGCCAATCAGGAAGACCACGTCAGCATGGGCGCGCACGGGGCCAGGCAACTCCGCCAGATCCTCGGCAACGCGCAGAACGTCCTGAGCATCGAGTTGATGTGCGCTGCGCAGGCCCTCGACTTCCAGCCGTTGCGGGCGGGCCGGGGCGTCCAGGCGGCCTACGAGGGTATCCGCCAGATCGTCCCCCCGCTCGACCGTGACCGCTACTACCGCCCCGATCTGCTGGCGCTGCGGGGAGCGGTGGTGAGCGGTGATCTGCTGAGGCTGGCGCGGGACGCCTGA
- a CDS encoding ribbon-helix-helix domain-containing protein, with amino-acid sequence MPRKNYPLRISPELYAALERWAADELRSVNAQMEYLLTQSVRQAGRWKPAPEAAPGSEKGGEQDH; translated from the coding sequence GTGCCCCGCAAGAATTACCCGCTGCGGATCAGCCCCGAACTGTACGCCGCCCTGGAACGCTGGGCCGCCGATGAACTCCGCAGCGTGAACGCCCAGATGGAGTACCTGCTCACCCAGAGCGTCCGGCAGGCGGGCCGCTGGAAGCCCGCGCCGGAAGCCGCGCCCGGAAGCGAGAAGGGCGGGGAACAGGACCACTGA
- a CDS encoding SPFH domain-containing protein gives MNELEKAPASVGPEGGVSPRSGVASVERRAFGLPGVPAVLLWLVLVAAAVWVLVSGLSPVLGILLGLLAFLALLGFFIVQPNQAKVLTLFGRYVGTERRNGFYWTNPFTVRRNVSLRIRNFNSERLKVNDQMGNPIEIAAVIVWRVVDSARAVFDVEDYEEFVEIQAETALRHLAAQYPYDEYDGRGLSLRGNPDEVAEALGRELDTRLRHAGVEVLEARLSHLAYAPEIAGAMLQRQQASAIIAARQQIVQGAVGMVEMALTQLSEQDIVQLDEERKAQMVSNLLVVLTSERGTQPVLNAGSLY, from the coding sequence ATGAACGAACTGGAGAAAGCGCCCGCGTCCGTCGGTCCCGAAGGAGGCGTCTCGCCGCGCAGTGGGGTGGCCAGCGTGGAACGGCGGGCCTTCGGGCTGCCCGGCGTCCCCGCAGTGCTGCTGTGGCTGGTGCTCGTCGCCGCGGCGGTCTGGGTGCTGGTGAGCGGCCTCAGCCCGGTGCTGGGCATTCTGCTGGGGCTGCTGGCCTTCCTGGCCCTGCTGGGGTTCTTCATCGTGCAACCCAACCAGGCCAAGGTCCTGACTCTGTTCGGGCGGTACGTGGGGACCGAGCGGCGCAACGGGTTCTACTGGACCAACCCCTTTACCGTGCGCCGCAACGTCTCGCTGCGTATCCGCAACTTCAATTCCGAGCGGCTGAAGGTGAACGACCAGATGGGTAACCCCATCGAGATCGCCGCCGTGATCGTGTGGCGCGTGGTCGACAGCGCCCGCGCCGTGTTCGATGTCGAGGATTACGAGGAGTTCGTCGAAATCCAGGCCGAGACGGCCCTGCGCCACCTCGCCGCGCAGTACCCCTACGACGAGTACGACGGGCGCGGCCTCTCCCTGCGCGGCAATCCCGACGAGGTCGCGGAGGCGCTGGGCCGCGAACTGGACACCCGGCTGCGGCACGCGGGCGTGGAGGTGCTGGAAGCCCGCCTCTCACACCTCGCCTACGCGCCGGAGATCGCCGGGGCGATGCTGCAACGCCAGCAGGCCAGCGCGATCATCGCCGCCCGCCAGCAGATCGTGCAGGGCGCGGTCGGCATGGTCGAGATGGCCCTCACGCAGCTCTCCGAGCAGGACATCGTGCAGCTCGACGAGGAACGCAAGGCGCAGATGGTCAGCAACCTCCTCGTCGTGCTGACCAGCGAGCGCGGGACGCAGCCGGTCCTGAACGCCGGGAGCCTGTATTGA
- a CDS encoding MBL fold metallo-hydrolase: protein MRTLYANVYLLDTPAGRLLVDAGALPYAAHFARLVRGFQPDALLLTHHHVDHAGGAFVAARLGVPVLAHPLEHPFLTGEDHRLPYPAGQPRLGEMISRLHPKVSPGGLHAIHPGEQVHGWEVVPLPGHTSGQVGLLRDGVLIAGDALVGGREGAHLPRAAYNEDQAAAVQTLQALAGLDLRAVLPGHGGPLTPEQVRRRARRNPSTP, encoded by the coding sequence TTGCGAACGCTGTACGCGAACGTGTACCTGCTGGACACGCCCGCTGGGCGGCTGCTGGTGGACGCCGGGGCCTTGCCTTACGCCGCCCACTTCGCGCGACTGGTGCGAGGCTTTCAGCCGGACGCGCTGCTCCTGACCCATCATCACGTTGACCACGCGGGCGGGGCGTTCGTCGCCGCGCGGCTGGGCGTGCCAGTCCTCGCGCATCCGCTGGAGCATCCGTTCCTGACTGGTGAGGACCACCGCCTCCCCTACCCGGCGGGTCAGCCGCGACTGGGAGAAATGATCTCCCGCCTGCACCCCAAGGTTTCCCCAGGTGGCCTCCACGCAATCCACCCGGGCGAGCAGGTCCACGGCTGGGAGGTCGTTCCTCTCCCCGGCCACACGTCCGGGCAGGTCGGGCTGCTGCGGGACGGCGTGCTGATCGCCGGGGACGCGCTGGTCGGCGGACGGGAGGGGGCCCACCTCCCCCGCGCGGCTTATAACGAGGACCAGGCGGCAGCCGTCCAGACCTTACAGGCCCTGGCTGGCCTGGACCTGCGGGCGGTTTTGCCCGGACACGGGGGACCACTGACCCCTGAACAGGTCCGGCGCAGGGCACGGCGCAACCCGTCTACACCGTGA